From Lysinibacillus sp. SGAir0095, the proteins below share one genomic window:
- a CDS encoding sensor histidine kinase yields MSYRLLQFLCVLLPTLLIGGFEYVRHDFLLHSLSMETGNLYITILTFVLSLLFSAWMFRIIKAMNEKLVNEQSKRAVYEERERLARELHDGIAQSIFFMNIKLKQGDMEAASRALSTIDSHVRQAIFNLRSEPEIDDSINSRITKWLSEWSSMTAVEVEEDSQIPPNFFTTKEEIQIFAIIQEAFANIRKHAEASKAAIIIRETENGWQLRINDNGRGIDSSKKSSRQYGLTMMQERSKQLGAILTIRDSEFSGTEIIVTKEDH; encoded by the coding sequence TTGTCTTATCGACTTTTACAATTTCTCTGTGTACTATTGCCAACCTTGTTAATTGGTGGATTCGAATATGTACGTCATGATTTCCTTTTGCACTCGCTATCAATGGAAACCGGAAATTTATATATTACAATTCTTACTTTTGTACTTTCTCTTTTATTTTCAGCATGGATGTTCCGCATTATCAAAGCGATGAATGAAAAGCTTGTTAATGAGCAGTCCAAACGCGCAGTATATGAAGAACGGGAAAGACTAGCTCGAGAGCTGCACGATGGAATTGCCCAGTCCATTTTTTTTATGAATATCAAACTTAAACAAGGTGATATGGAAGCAGCATCTCGAGCCCTTTCTACTATCGATAGCCATGTTCGTCAAGCGATTTTTAATCTAAGGTCAGAACCAGAGATTGATGATTCCATTAACTCGAGAATAACTAAATGGCTTTCTGAATGGAGTTCTATGACAGCAGTTGAAGTAGAAGAAGATTCTCAGATTCCTCCTAATTTCTTCACAACGAAGGAGGAAATTCAAATTTTCGCCATTATTCAAGAAGCATTCGCGAATATAAGAAAACATGCAGAAGCTTCAAAAGCAGCCATTATTATCAGGGAAACAGAAAATGGATGGCAATTGAGGATAAATGACAACGGAAGAGGCATCGATTCCTCAAAGAAATCGAGCCGGCAATATGGTCTGACGATGATGCAGGAGCGTTCAAAGCAACTCGGAGCAATATTAACAATAAGAGATAGTGAGTTTAGCGGTACGGAGATAATCGTAACAAAGGAGGACCATTAA
- the metE gene encoding 5-methyltetrahydropteroyltriglutamate--homocysteine S-methyltransferase has product MKIVSTVVGYPYIGENREWKRIVEGFWKREMTEQDFEKQMKALRLQHIGRQQALGLDLITIGDFTYYDRMLDLALMFNVIPDRYNSALENESTLTRYYAMARGTDQVVACEMTKWFNTNYHYIVPEYEGQHLHLTENRLLTYFLEAKNELGIITKPTLIGPYTFADLSKGYDEKSRAAFILALIPLYAKVLKELVEAGAEWIQLEEPSLTKNLSSTEVQLVEEIYKQLTESVPEAKVMLQTYFEALTSYENLIQLPVAGIGLDFVHGKKENLEALRKSGFPKDKVLNIGIVNGRDIWSANLAEVASDVQAVLILSGASNVWLSSSCSLQHVPVTTVNERKLDSVLLNALSFADEKINEIVHVGHFIRTQHWAKEGVVSESMQCIEALATHPVRNNNRVENLIKMISNKDFVRMESFEVRRETQKCALSLPDFPTTTIGSFPQSALVKKTRAAWRKNELSDEEYEQFIREETARWISIQEDIGLDVFVHGEFERTDMVEYFGEQLTGFAFTEKAWVVSYGSRCVKPPIIYGDVEWTKPMTVKEVVHAQTLTTKHVKGMLTGPVTILNWSFVRNDLPRETVANQIALALRKEVEALEQAGIKIIQVDEPALREGLPLRKENWSSYLEWAVNAFKLATSSVKTETQIHTHMCYCEFNDFIEPIRALDADVISLETSRSHGELISSLKENPYELGIGLGVYDIHSPRVPDVAEMENILQESLAVLSKDQFWVNPDCGLKTRQESETVAALTNMVKAAKLLRDASKETIVN; this is encoded by the coding sequence ATGAAGATCGTAAGTACTGTAGTTGGTTATCCTTATATAGGAGAAAACCGTGAATGGAAACGAATTGTTGAGGGATTTTGGAAAAGAGAAATGACTGAGCAAGATTTTGAAAAGCAGATGAAGGCTTTGCGTTTGCAGCATATCGGTCGTCAGCAAGCTTTAGGCCTGGATTTAATAACGATAGGGGATTTCACGTATTACGATCGTATGCTGGATTTAGCATTGATGTTTAATGTGATTCCAGATCGCTATAACAGTGCGTTAGAAAATGAATCCACATTAACTCGCTATTATGCGATGGCAAGAGGGACAGATCAGGTAGTTGCTTGTGAAATGACAAAATGGTTTAACACCAACTATCACTATATTGTGCCTGAATATGAGGGACAACACCTACACTTAACAGAAAATAGATTGCTAACGTATTTTTTAGAGGCAAAAAATGAACTAGGCATTATAACAAAACCGACATTAATCGGACCCTATACATTTGCTGATTTATCGAAAGGTTACGATGAAAAATCGCGGGCTGCGTTTATTTTAGCGTTAATTCCGCTCTATGCAAAAGTTTTGAAAGAGCTAGTAGAGGCTGGTGCGGAGTGGATTCAATTAGAAGAGCCCTCCCTAACGAAAAATTTATCTTCAACTGAAGTACAGTTAGTAGAAGAGATATATAAACAGCTAACAGAAAGTGTCCCAGAAGCCAAAGTAATGCTGCAAACTTATTTTGAGGCATTAACATCCTATGAAAATCTTATTCAGTTACCAGTTGCGGGTATTGGACTCGACTTTGTACATGGGAAGAAAGAAAACCTTGAGGCACTTCGAAAATCGGGATTCCCGAAAGATAAAGTTTTAAATATCGGGATTGTAAATGGTCGAGATATTTGGTCGGCCAATTTAGCAGAGGTAGCAAGTGATGTGCAGGCTGTCCTTATTTTAAGTGGAGCTAGCAATGTATGGCTAAGCTCTTCTTGTAGTTTACAGCATGTACCTGTTACAACGGTGAACGAGCGAAAGCTGGATTCCGTTTTGCTTAACGCTCTATCATTTGCCGATGAAAAAATAAATGAGATTGTCCATGTTGGGCATTTCATACGTACACAGCATTGGGCAAAAGAGGGTGTTGTATCGGAAAGTATGCAATGCATCGAAGCGCTTGCTACACACCCGGTACGAAACAATAATCGTGTAGAAAATTTAATCAAAATGATATCAAATAAAGATTTTGTAAGGATGGAAAGCTTTGAGGTGCGTCGTGAAACACAAAAGTGCGCACTATCATTGCCGGATTTTCCAACTACAACGATAGGGAGTTTCCCACAATCGGCACTAGTAAAGAAAACTCGTGCAGCCTGGCGAAAAAATGAGCTGTCAGATGAAGAATATGAACAATTTATAAGAGAAGAAACAGCACGCTGGATCTCGATTCAAGAAGATATTGGTTTAGATGTATTTGTTCACGGGGAATTTGAGCGAACAGACATGGTCGAATATTTCGGTGAGCAATTAACAGGATTTGCATTTACTGAAAAAGCGTGGGTAGTTTCCTATGGATCACGTTGTGTGAAGCCGCCAATTATTTATGGAGATGTAGAATGGACGAAGCCTATGACAGTAAAGGAAGTAGTACATGCACAGACACTGACAACAAAACACGTAAAAGGCATGCTCACTGGACCTGTTACCATATTAAATTGGTCGTTTGTTCGGAATGATCTCCCTCGCGAGACGGTTGCCAATCAAATTGCGCTAGCTCTTCGCAAAGAAGTAGAAGCATTAGAACAAGCAGGCATAAAAATTATTCAAGTCGATGAACCTGCCCTTCGTGAAGGATTACCACTTCGAAAAGAAAATTGGTCAAGCTATTTAGAATGGGCTGTTAATGCGTTTAAACTTGCGACATCTAGTGTAAAGACTGAAACGCAAATTCACACACATATGTGCTATTGTGAATTCAATGATTTTATTGAACCAATTCGAGCACTTGACGCAGATGTGATTTCATTAGAAACATCAAGAAGTCATGGTGAATTGATATCCTCATTAAAAGAAAATCCATACGAGCTGGGGATTGGCTTAGGTGTTTATGACATTCACAGTCCACGTGTTCCTGATGTAGCTGAAATGGAGAATATTTTACAAGAAAGTCTGGCAGTATTATCAAAGGACCAGTTTTGGGTGAATCCAGATTGTGGTTTAAAAACCCGACAGGAGTCAGAAACGGTTGCTGCACTTACGAATATGGTAAAAGCAGCGAAGTTATTACGTGATGCTTCTAAGGAGACAATCGTAAATTAA
- a CDS encoding MFS transporter — protein sequence METRLDEKKEIRNLGLYSSGKIISVFGTSIYNFAISFYVLKLTGSALSFTITLLLGILPMILINPFAGVIADKVNKKKMIILMDFLSGTLFISMFIVSSFWGLHLLLIYLTAFCSTIFVTFFGVCMEAAKPNIVSSKRLMNLNSIGKIIDSISSILGPMLGGMVFAFFDIRIFIIFNGICFIISGLSMLFIDFNFNKSLQESVKEAVKIDFIKDIKDGFQYLYERKNIMGLFLILISLNFFLSLAVTIPVPYIINTILELGSNTFGVIQASLPVGLIAGALVVKKLTERIPYSELIRVVTIFLSVCMIAAGLPLIFEGAPFSHMIYGIYYSLLMFSLGIVIAFIDIPIAYFMQKEVPEEYRGRVMSIGISIGKTMTPVAMVVSGFLLELIPPYVLPIGGGIFYLLLNLLYSRKISINLSTELKSSSN from the coding sequence ATGGAAACACGTTTAGACGAAAAAAAAGAAATTAGAAATTTGGGGCTCTATTCATCGGGGAAAATCATTTCCGTTTTCGGAACATCAATATATAACTTTGCCATCAGTTTCTACGTATTAAAGTTAACTGGTTCGGCATTAAGTTTTACCATTACATTGTTGCTTGGAATATTGCCGATGATACTTATTAATCCTTTTGCAGGAGTAATTGCAGACAAGGTTAATAAAAAGAAGATGATTATACTTATGGATTTTCTTAGCGGAACATTGTTTATTTCAATGTTTATCGTAAGCAGTTTTTGGGGCCTTCATCTATTACTCATTTATCTAACAGCTTTCTGTTCAACTATTTTTGTCACTTTTTTCGGAGTTTGTATGGAAGCGGCCAAACCGAATATCGTTTCTAGCAAAAGGTTGATGAATCTTAACTCTATTGGAAAAATCATAGACTCTATATCTTCCATACTTGGTCCAATGCTAGGTGGAATGGTCTTCGCTTTTTTCGATATAAGGATATTTATCATATTTAATGGGATTTGCTTTATTATTTCAGGATTGTCGATGCTGTTTATTGATTTTAACTTCAATAAGAGTTTACAGGAATCGGTCAAAGAAGCTGTAAAAATCGATTTTATCAAAGATATAAAAGACGGGTTTCAATATTTGTACGAGCGAAAGAATATTATGGGCCTGTTCCTGATTTTGATTTCATTAAACTTCTTTTTGAGTTTAGCAGTCACTATCCCTGTTCCATATATAATAAATACCATTCTGGAGCTAGGATCAAATACCTTCGGAGTCATCCAAGCTTCACTCCCAGTCGGCCTAATTGCTGGAGCCCTTGTTGTCAAGAAACTGACAGAGCGCATCCCTTATTCAGAACTAATAAGGGTTGTGACAATCTTCTTATCTGTTTGTATGATTGCGGCAGGACTTCCGCTAATATTTGAGGGTGCTCCATTCAGTCATATGATTTATGGCATTTATTATTCTTTACTGATGTTTAGCTTGGGGATTGTGATAGCTTTTATTGATATTCCTATAGCATATTTCATGCAAAAAGAAGTGCCCGAAGAGTACAGGGGCAGAGTAATGAGTATTGGAATAAGCATTGGAAAGACTATGACACCTGTGGCAATGGTAGTCTCCGGCTTTCTTCTCGAATTGATCCCACCATATGTCTTACCGATTGGGGGAGGGATTTTTTATTTGCTACTTAACCTCCTATACTCCAGAAAGATATCAATTAATCTATCTACCGAACTTAAATCTTCGTCCAACTGA
- a CDS encoding MerR family transcriptional regulator, which translates to MKISKFGQVNNLTIDAIRHYMDLGLLVPEKKGGHYFFDDNCQKDLELIIEFKSMGFSLNEIKTILTFKNLGMLAGYEENAYYQSLFNHKYEKTEEEIARLTAANEKIKKKIDEFNERPGHSKVPMGININNLNLLVCPKCDAPLSLENGSINRNQIIDGDLVCNCQTYKVESGILLSGTSNEIVPISSSDEYISDYILNTDSFYLETLQKGLQTVKRKITGLDLESKVVLEPGTGIGFLLRTIYNVLPDNCLYIAVDYNIEKQRFLKSILERTGIKKDILFICADFSAIPIKKNSVDIIIDNAGTSNYSFKHTDFLIEMLEDLIKKEAYLLGTYLAFKKFSVNSKILPQYRDNFIPLKIRSKIEGLKFKLIEEFASDVLSKGGIYEDYFVQGEEVFNYLFFGKR; encoded by the coding sequence ATGAAAATTAGTAAGTTTGGACAAGTAAATAACTTAACCATTGATGCCATACGCCATTATATGGATTTAGGATTGCTTGTACCTGAGAAAAAAGGCGGACATTACTTTTTTGATGATAACTGCCAAAAGGACTTAGAATTGATTATCGAATTTAAGTCAATGGGGTTTAGCTTGAATGAGATCAAAACAATTTTGACTTTCAAAAATCTTGGAATGCTTGCAGGGTATGAGGAAAATGCCTATTATCAGTCTTTATTCAATCATAAATACGAGAAGACAGAAGAGGAAATTGCAAGATTAACAGCCGCGAATGAAAAAATCAAAAAGAAAATCGATGAATTTAACGAGAGACCCGGACACTCCAAAGTGCCTATGGGGATTAATATAAACAACCTAAACCTTCTAGTCTGTCCAAAATGTGATGCTCCTCTTTCTCTTGAAAATGGCTCAATCAATAGAAATCAAATCATTGATGGAGACCTTGTCTGTAATTGCCAAACATATAAGGTTGAATCTGGAATCCTTTTATCCGGTACTTCCAATGAGATAGTTCCAATTTCAAGTTCAGATGAGTACATATCAGATTATATTTTAAATACTGATTCTTTTTATCTGGAGACTCTTCAAAAAGGACTACAAACAGTAAAGCGGAAAATTACAGGACTCGATTTAGAGAGTAAGGTAGTTCTTGAACCTGGTACTGGAATTGGATTCTTACTAAGAACGATTTATAATGTCCTTCCAGATAACTGTTTATATATTGCGGTTGATTATAATATTGAAAAGCAGAGGTTTCTAAAAAGCATCCTAGAAAGAACTGGAATCAAGAAAGATATTCTATTTATCTGTGCTGATTTCTCAGCAATCCCTATAAAAAAGAATTCTGTTGATATTATTATAGATAATGCGGGGACAAGCAATTACAGTTTTAAGCATACTGATTTTCTGATAGAGATGCTAGAAGATCTCATTAAGAAGGAGGCCTACCTACTGGGGACATACTTGGCCTTTAAGAAGTTTAGCGTCAATAGTAAAATTCTTCCCCAATATCGTGACAACTTCATTCCATTAAAAATACGCAGCAAAATCGAAGGACTCAAATTTAAGCTCATTGAGGAATTTGCATCGGATGTTTTAAGCAAAGGCGGTATCTATGAGGATTATTTCGTCCAAGGGGAAGAGGTTTTTAATTATTTGTTCTTTGGAAAAAGATAG
- the ytaF gene encoding sporulation membrane protein YtaF — protein sequence MSDLLSLLLLGIAVSLDSFTVGLTYGMRKVTIPVKSFVIIFACTFIVLLTAMGIGSIIELFISYEAAERVGGIILIAIGIWVLYQFLTSQDTSEKRKSTIKIVDLEIKRLGLIIKILKKPTEADFDRSGTIGSTEALFLGLALSLDSFGAGIGAALIDLPPILFSIVVTVSSVIFVIAGINIGLIFRNMKWVKKLTFLPGIALILIGIFKI from the coding sequence ATGAGTGACTTACTTTCACTACTGCTCTTAGGGATTGCAGTAAGTCTTGATAGTTTCACTGTCGGCTTAACTTATGGAATGCGTAAGGTTACGATACCAGTTAAATCATTTGTGATCATCTTTGCCTGCACTTTCATTGTATTATTAACGGCAATGGGTATTGGTTCGATTATCGAATTATTTATCTCCTATGAAGCAGCGGAAAGAGTGGGTGGAATCATCCTGATAGCAATCGGGATTTGGGTTCTTTACCAATTCCTAACTTCCCAGGATACTTCGGAAAAACGAAAAAGTACTATTAAAATTGTTGATCTAGAGATTAAACGGCTGGGCCTGATCATTAAGATATTAAAAAAACCTACAGAAGCCGATTTTGATCGCTCTGGAACTATTGGAAGCACTGAAGCCTTATTTCTAGGTTTGGCATTGTCTTTGGATTCATTTGGTGCAGGGATCGGTGCGGCTTTAATTGATTTGCCGCCTATATTATTCTCAATTGTTGTAACAGTTTCGAGTGTCATTTTTGTTATAGCAGGTATTAATATAGGTTTAATCTTTAGAAATATGAAATGGGTGAAGAAACTTACTTTCCTGCCAGGAATTGCTTTAATCTTAATAGGGATATTCAAAATCTAG
- a CDS encoding response regulator transcription factor produces the protein MQCYNVIIADDHPLAREGIRSVLESDQSFCIVGEATDGHEAFELCRELEPDLLLLDINMPRLSGLEAVKKIRLSFPQIHVVMLTVSDDVKDLFTAIQFGAQGYLLKNMEPDDWIEYLHALLGNHTEISREIASQLLYRFRSGNSYADEPSPLSLTPRECEILSRVANGDTNKQIAHQLFIAENTVKNHIKNLLEKLQLDNRVQLAAYAVRHGLTLE, from the coding sequence ATGCAATGCTACAATGTGATAATTGCGGATGACCACCCCTTGGCAAGAGAAGGAATTCGAAGTGTACTTGAATCAGATCAGTCTTTTTGTATTGTAGGTGAAGCCACTGACGGCCATGAAGCCTTTGAACTTTGCCGTGAACTAGAGCCCGATCTACTCCTTTTAGATATCAACATGCCTAGATTAAGTGGACTGGAAGCAGTAAAAAAAATACGGTTATCCTTCCCTCAAATACACGTTGTGATGTTAACAGTATCAGATGATGTAAAGGATTTGTTCACAGCCATACAATTTGGAGCACAAGGTTATTTACTGAAAAATATGGAGCCGGATGACTGGATTGAGTATTTACATGCCCTCCTCGGTAATCACACAGAAATTTCCCGTGAGATTGCAAGTCAATTACTCTATCGTTTTCGTAGCGGTAATAGCTATGCTGACGAACCAAGCCCTCTTAGTTTGACGCCTAGAGAGTGTGAGATTCTATCAAGAGTAGCAAATGGCGACACGAACAAACAGATTGCCCATCAGCTTTTTATAGCTGAAAATACGGTGAAAAACCATATTAAAAACTTGCTCGAGAAGCTTCAGCTTGATAATCGCGTACAGCTTGCCGCCTATGCTGTTAGGCATGGTTTGACCTTAGAGTAA
- a CDS encoding cation-translocating P-type ATPase, producing the protein MNVSEYYREPIQKVMNELEVTQQGLTDYEVRSRHKKYGYNELRESKPKSAMIIFLEQFKDFLVIILMVAALISVFLGEVESSIVIWVVIILNAILGTVQQIKAEKSLDSLKEMAAPIARVLRDGQVAEIPSKEVVVGDILLLDAGDFISADGRIFESHSLQINESSLTGESLPIQKMVNVIHDQEVALGDKTNMVFSGSFVTNGRGKAIVTSIGMETEIGKIANLLDNAKEKKTPLQVSLEDFGKRLAIGIIVICLIIFALDILRGRELVDSFMFAVSLAVAAIPEALSSIVTIVLAFGTQKMAKENAIVRKLHAVESLGSISVICSDKTGTLTQNKMNVQKLYVSEKVVQHDQLHLDNKVHHKLMHLALLCNNSVTFEEKEIGDPTEIALVRMGNQYNIDELNIREMYKRFGEVPFDSTRKLMSTVNRVGDRYIMITKGAVDVLLSRLVKIENAQGVSNISKQQIEAIKQANNKFSNEGLRVLAFAYKEVKSLGISLRDEMDLTFVGLVAMMDPPRVESRQAVADCIKAGIKPVMITGDHKITAAAIAKQIGILKDPSEAIEGKEIEHLSDKELRDKVQNISVYARVSPEHKIRIVKAWQDKGNVVAMTGDGVNDGPALKQADIGVAMGIMGTEVAKDASSMVLTDDNFSTIVKAISNGRSLYANIKNAIKFLLSGNTGAILVVLYATLFALPAPFAPVHLLFINLLTDSLPAIAIGLEPHNKKLMDEKPRNIDESLLNKKFVSQVGMEGLIIAAVTIIAFQIGLATGDSMVATTMAFATLCLSRLFHGFNCRSDESIFKIGLFSNLTVWIAFLIGFVLLNIVLIVGLFDVAILSRSQLLMVYGLAIVPLIIIQVDRLFFVRNRD; encoded by the coding sequence ATGAATGTGTCAGAATACTACAGGGAACCTATACAAAAAGTAATGAATGAACTTGAGGTAACACAGCAAGGATTGACAGATTATGAAGTTCGATCGAGGCACAAAAAGTATGGTTATAATGAACTTCGTGAGAGCAAACCGAAAAGTGCAATGATTATTTTTCTAGAACAATTTAAAGACTTCTTAGTGATTATCCTAATGGTAGCTGCTTTAATCTCTGTATTTTTAGGAGAAGTAGAAAGTTCAATCGTTATTTGGGTGGTTATCATTTTAAATGCCATACTTGGTACAGTACAACAGATAAAAGCTGAAAAATCGTTGGATAGCTTGAAAGAAATGGCTGCTCCGATAGCAAGAGTATTACGGGATGGACAAGTTGCTGAAATCCCTTCAAAAGAGGTTGTTGTGGGAGATATTCTTCTGTTAGATGCTGGCGATTTTATTAGCGCGGATGGACGTATTTTTGAAAGTCATAGCTTACAGATCAACGAGAGTTCTCTAACCGGGGAATCACTTCCGATCCAGAAAATGGTGAATGTGATTCATGATCAAGAAGTGGCTCTCGGTGATAAAACAAATATGGTCTTCTCTGGCAGTTTCGTAACAAATGGACGTGGAAAAGCGATAGTGACATCTATCGGAATGGAGACGGAGATTGGTAAGATTGCGAACTTACTAGATAATGCCAAAGAGAAGAAAACACCTCTCCAAGTAAGCCTCGAAGATTTTGGAAAACGGCTTGCAATCGGGATTATTGTCATCTGTCTAATCATTTTTGCACTGGATATTCTACGTGGGCGTGAGTTAGTAGATTCATTTATGTTCGCAGTATCATTAGCGGTTGCCGCAATACCAGAAGCATTAAGCTCTATTGTGACCATTGTTCTCGCGTTTGGAACACAGAAAATGGCTAAGGAAAATGCAATTGTTCGCAAACTTCATGCAGTCGAAAGTCTAGGAAGTATTTCGGTTATTTGTTCCGATAAAACAGGAACGCTTACTCAAAATAAAATGAACGTGCAAAAATTATATGTAAGTGAAAAGGTTGTCCAACATGATCAGCTGCACCTGGATAATAAAGTTCACCATAAATTGATGCACTTGGCTTTACTATGTAATAATTCGGTTACCTTCGAAGAGAAAGAAATAGGAGATCCAACAGAAATAGCGTTAGTTCGGATGGGTAACCAATATAATATAGACGAGCTGAATATACGAGAGATGTATAAGAGATTTGGAGAAGTACCATTTGATTCAACCAGAAAATTAATGAGTACGGTTAACCGAGTAGGCGATCGATATATTATGATTACAAAGGGGGCAGTTGATGTCCTCCTGTCTCGACTTGTAAAAATTGAAAATGCTCAAGGGGTATCCAACATTTCAAAGCAGCAAATAGAGGCTATTAAACAAGCAAACAATAAGTTTTCTAATGAAGGATTACGAGTACTTGCATTTGCCTATAAAGAAGTAAAGTCCCTCGGAATAAGTTTAAGAGATGAAATGGACTTAACCTTTGTCGGCTTAGTGGCGATGATGGATCCACCACGAGTAGAATCAAGACAAGCTGTAGCCGATTGTATCAAAGCTGGCATTAAACCAGTGATGATTACAGGAGATCATAAAATTACGGCAGCAGCGATTGCCAAACAAATCGGGATATTGAAGGACCCTTCAGAAGCAATTGAAGGTAAGGAAATAGAACATTTATCAGATAAAGAATTGAGAGATAAAGTTCAAAACATCTCAGTATATGCCCGAGTGTCTCCAGAACATAAAATTCGTATTGTAAAAGCGTGGCAAGACAAAGGGAATGTCGTGGCGATGACGGGGGATGGAGTCAATGATGGACCTGCGTTAAAGCAAGCAGACATTGGCGTAGCAATGGGCATCATGGGTACAGAAGTTGCAAAAGATGCCTCTTCCATGGTTTTAACGGATGATAACTTTTCGACTATTGTTAAAGCCATTTCAAATGGTAGAAGTTTATATGCGAATATCAAAAATGCGATTAAGTTTTTACTATCAGGTAATACTGGAGCCATTTTGGTCGTGCTCTATGCAACATTATTTGCCTTGCCAGCGCCATTTGCACCGGTTCATTTGTTATTTATTAACCTGTTAACAGATAGTTTACCTGCTATTGCCATTGGGTTAGAGCCACATAACAAAAAACTAATGGATGAAAAGCCTAGAAATATCGATGAGTCTTTATTAAATAAGAAGTTTGTCTCTCAGGTAGGGATGGAAGGCTTAATCATTGCAGCCGTAACCATTATTGCCTTCCAAATAGGATTAGCCACCGGGGATTCAATGGTAGCTACCACGATGGCTTTTGCAACTTTATGTTTATCAAGATTGTTCCATGGATTTAACTGTCGTTCAGATGAATCAATATTTAAGATCGGATTATTCTCTAATTTAACTGTTTGGATAGCGTTTCTTATTGGTTTCGTCTTATTAAATATCGTCTTGATAGTTGGGTTATTCGATGTAGCAATATTAAGTCGCTCACAATTATTAATGGTTTATGGATTGGCGATAGTACCATTAATCATTATTCAAGTGGACAGACTATTCTTTGTAAGAAATAGAGACTGA
- a CDS encoding iron chaperone, with the protein MEAFTEYLSGIDEPQERERVEEIFKWILEKFPKLQPELKWNQPMFTDHGTYIIGFSTAKHHLSVSPEEFGMGHFADDIAQAGYSATKGLFRIKWNEPVNYELLEKIIEFNILDKADCNTFWRK; encoded by the coding sequence ATAGAAGCTTTTACAGAGTATTTGTCGGGTATCGATGAACCACAAGAGCGGGAACGTGTAGAAGAAATTTTTAAATGGATATTGGAAAAATTCCCTAAATTACAACCAGAACTTAAATGGAATCAGCCTATGTTTACCGATCATGGCACATATATTATCGGCTTTTCCACAGCGAAGCATCATTTAAGCGTTTCACCTGAAGAATTTGGGATGGGGCACTTTGCGGATGACATTGCACAAGCCGGCTACAGTGCTACCAAAGGGCTTTTTCGAATTAAATGGAATGAGCCAGTAAACTATGAATTGCTTGAGAAAATTATTGAATTTAACATTTTGGACAAGGCAGACTGTAATACTTTTTGGCGTAAATAA
- a CDS encoding acyl-CoA thioesterase: MRTIQAHLILPPDTNHHGTIFGGKVLAYIDEVAAITSMKHAGSNTVTVSIDSVDFLSPARVGDLLELEGRVVYTGKTSITVFVRVTAFQVDTGKSTLTTESFVTMVAVDENGKPRQVPQVKIQTEEDRLLHEQVKLRRKLKNR; encoded by the coding sequence ATGCGAACGATTCAAGCACATTTAATCTTACCGCCTGATACGAATCATCATGGTACTATTTTTGGTGGAAAAGTACTTGCTTATATCGATGAAGTTGCAGCGATTACTTCCATGAAGCATGCAGGTAGTAATACTGTAACAGTATCCATTGACTCTGTTGATTTTTTATCGCCAGCACGAGTTGGTGATCTCCTAGAATTGGAAGGTAGAGTAGTTTACACAGGAAAGACATCTATTACAGTATTTGTCCGTGTAACGGCTTTTCAAGTCGACACAGGTAAAAGTACATTAACTACAGAATCATTTGTGACGATGGTAGCTGTTGATGAAAATGGTAAACCTCGTCAGGTACCACAAGTCAAGATTCAAACTGAAGAAGATCGGCTTCTCCATGAACAAGTGAAACTTCGTCGAAAGCTAAAAAATCGATAG